CGGTTGGGCCTCAGAGCGCCTGGAGTTCGGCGTAGAGCTGCTTGTCGTTGAAGCCGGCCAGTTGGGCGCTGTTGGAGCGACAGACGGCGCTGCACAGGCCGCAGCCCTGGCACAGTCCGGGGTTGACCTCGGCCACCCGGCGCAGGACGGCGCCGGCGCGGTTGTTGATGTCCTTTTCGCTGATGGCGTCGTAGGGACAGGCCCGCAGGCAGTCCCAGCAGCCGATGCAGGAGGTCTCGTTGATCCGGGCGACGACGGGTTCGCGCTCCAGCTCGTCGAAGGCGAACAGCCCCAGGACCTTGCTGGCGGCGGCGGAGCCCTGGGCGACGGCTTCGGGGATGTCCATCGGCCCCTGGCAGGCCCCGGCGAGGTGGATGCCGGCGGTCGAGGTTTCCACGGGGCGCAGCTTGGGGTGGGCCTCGACGTAGAAACCGTAGCGATCGTAGCTCACGCCGAGCTTCTGGGCCAGCTCCCGGCTGTCGGCCTGGGGCAGGACGGCGGGGGCGACGACGACCAGGTCGACGGCGGTCTGGACCTGCTCGCCGGAGAGGGTATCGGCGCCCAGCAGGATCAGCTTGTCGTCCTCGCGATAGAGCCGGCTGACCCGACCGCGGAGGTAGAGGGCGCCGTCTTCCTCGACGGCCCGACGGGTGAACTCGTCGTAGCGCTTGCCCCCGGCGCGGACGTCCATGTAGAAGACGACGGCCTGGCCTTCGGGGACGGCGTGTTTGTAGAGCATGGTGTGCTTGGCGCTGTACATGCAGCAGATCTTGCTGCAGAACTCGATCCCCTTCTCCGGACAGCGGCTGCCGATGCACTGCAGGAAGGCGATCGTCTTCGGCGTCCGACCGTCGGAGGGCCGCTTGAGCTGCCCCGTCGTCGGTCCCGAGGCCGAGACCAGGCGCTCGAACTGCAGGGAGTCGATGATGTCCGGATCGACGCCGTAGCCGTACTCGCCGTAGCCGGTGTAGGGGGAGTTTTCGGGCTGTTGTCCGATGCTGTAGAGGTCGTAGCCCGTGGCGACGACGACGGCGCCGACCTCGAACTCCAGCAGTTCGTCGGTTTGCTCGTAATCGATCGCCCCGGTGGGGCAGATCTTGGCGCAGACGCCGCAGGTGCCCTTCTGGAACTTGAGGCAGTATTCGGGGTGCAGGACGGGTACGTTGGGGACGGCCTGGGGGAAGGGGCTGTTGACGGCCTTGGTGACGGCGCCCCTGGTAACCTCGCCGGCGTCGCGCCACTTACCCGCGAACTCACCCAGCCCGGCCTCGAAGGGGTTGGGCATCCGTCCCGGGCACTTTTCCTGGCAGGCGCCGCAGCCCGTGCACTTGTCGGCGTCGACGTAACGGGCTTTCTGGCGCACCGTGGCGGTGAAGTTGCCGACGTAGCCCTCGAGTTTCTCCAGCTCGGCCCAGGAGAGCAGGGTGATCCGCGGGTGCTTGGCCGCCTCGACCATCCGCGGCGTCAGGATGCATTGGGAGCAGTCCAGGGTGGGGAAGGTCTCGGAGAGCTGGGACATATGGCCGCCGATCGAGGGACTGCGCTCGACCAGCACGACCTCACGGTCGGCCGCGGCGATGTCCAGGGCCGCCTGGATACCGGCGATGCCCCCGCCCAGCACCAGGGCCCGCTTGGTCACCGGGACGCGGATGCGTTCCAGGGGCTCGTCGCGTCTGGTCTTCTCCACCATCATCCGTACCAGCTCGACGGCCTTGGGTGTGCCCAGGGCCTGGTCGT
Above is a genomic segment from Candidatus Coatesbacteria bacterium containing:
- a CDS encoding 4Fe-4S dicluster domain-containing protein, which translates into the protein MSKRIGVFVCHCGKNIGDTVNCPAVAEAMRYLPGVVYAEDYKFVCSAPGQQRIADAIAEHELDGVVVAACSPHMHEKTFRATAEAAGLNPYMLEVANIREHCSWVHHDQALGTPKAVELVRMMVEKTRRDEPLERIRVPVTKRALVLGGGIAGIQAALDIAAADREVVLVERSPSIGGHMSQLSETFPTLDCSQCILTPRMVEAAKHPRITLLSWAELEKLEGYVGNFTATVRQKARYVDADKCTGCGACQEKCPGRMPNPFEAGLGEFAGKWRDAGEVTRGAVTKAVNSPFPQAVPNVPVLHPEYCLKFQKGTCGVCAKICPTGAIDYEQTDELLEFEVGAVVVATGYDLYSIGQQPENSPYTGYGEYGYGVDPDIIDSLQFERLVSASGPTTGQLKRPSDGRTPKTIAFLQCIGSRCPEKGIEFCSKICCMYSAKHTMLYKHAVPEGQAVVFYMDVRAGGKRYDEFTRRAVEEDGALYLRGRVSRLYREDDKLILLGADTLSGEQVQTAVDLVVVAPAVLPQADSRELAQKLGVSYDRYGFYVEAHPKLRPVETSTAGIHLAGACQGPMDIPEAVAQGSAAASKVLGLFAFDELEREPVVARINETSCIGCWDCLRACPYDAISEKDINNRAGAVLRRVAEVNPGLCQGCGLCSAVCRSNSAQLAGFNDKQLYAELQAL